One Streptomyces sp. NBC_00102 DNA segment encodes these proteins:
- a CDS encoding 2'-5' RNA ligase family protein produces the protein MGTVTLGVSIAVPEPFGTLLQQRRAGFGDPAAHGIPTHITLVPPTEAEAGDVPAVEAHLARIAADCRPFPMRLSGTGTFRPLSPVVYVRVAEGASSCAWLQKRVRDASGPLTRELQFPYHPHVTVAHSIDEAAMDRAYEELAAYEADWTCTSFALYEQGGDSVWRKINEFPFGTGGGTPAVPVQSGFAADEPSLHGLS, from the coding sequence GTGGGGACCGTAACGCTCGGCGTTTCGATCGCGGTCCCGGAGCCCTTCGGCACCCTGCTCCAGCAGCGCCGGGCCGGCTTCGGGGACCCGGCCGCGCACGGCATCCCCACGCACATCACCCTGGTACCGCCGACCGAGGCGGAGGCCGGCGACGTGCCCGCCGTCGAGGCGCACCTCGCCAGGATCGCCGCAGACTGCCGGCCCTTTCCGATGCGGCTGAGCGGGACCGGAACCTTCCGCCCGCTCTCGCCCGTCGTCTACGTCCGGGTCGCCGAGGGTGCCTCCTCCTGCGCCTGGCTCCAGAAGCGGGTCCGTGACGCGTCCGGCCCGCTCACCCGCGAGCTCCAGTTCCCCTACCACCCGCACGTCACCGTCGCGCACTCCATCGACGAGGCCGCGATGGACCGGGCGTACGAGGAACTCGCCGCGTACGAGGCCGACTGGACCTGCACCTCCTTCGCGCTCTACGAACAGGGCGGCGACAGCGTCTGGCGCAAGATCAACGAGTTCCCGTTCGGCACGGGCGGCGGCACTCCCGCCGTTCCCGTCCAGAGCGGGTTCGCCGCGGACGAGCCCTCACTGCACGGCCTGTCCTGA
- a CDS encoding decaprenylphospho-beta-D-erythro-pentofuranosid-2-ulose 2-reductase has protein sequence MKDAFGAPQSLLVLGGTSEIGLATARRLIGLRTRTVRLAGRPSAALEAAADELRELGAQVSTVEFDALDPEAHEQVLGKVFAEGDVDAVLLAFGVSGDQARDEDDPAAAALVARTNYVGAVSAGLVCAGALQAQGHGSLVVLSSVAAERARREDFIYGSSKAGLDVFAQGLGDALHGTGVQVLVVRPGAVRNARAAGAPGSPLETTPEEVADAIVTGLRRGSETVWVPGALRVVMSVLRHVPRPLFRRLPAADRAG, from the coding sequence GTGAAGGACGCCTTCGGTGCCCCGCAGTCCCTGCTCGTCCTCGGCGGCACCTCGGAGATCGGACTGGCCACCGCGCGCCGGCTGATCGGCCTGCGCACCAGGACCGTCCGTCTCGCGGGCCGGCCGTCGGCCGCGCTGGAGGCGGCCGCCGACGAACTGCGGGAGCTGGGCGCCCAGGTCTCCACGGTGGAGTTCGACGCGCTGGACCCGGAGGCGCACGAGCAGGTGCTCGGCAAGGTGTTCGCGGAGGGGGACGTGGACGCGGTGCTGCTGGCCTTCGGCGTCTCGGGCGACCAGGCGCGCGACGAGGACGACCCGGCGGCCGCCGCGCTCGTCGCCCGTACCAACTACGTGGGGGCGGTCTCCGCCGGTCTGGTGTGCGCGGGCGCGCTCCAGGCGCAGGGCCACGGTTCGCTGGTGGTGCTCTCCTCGGTCGCCGCCGAGCGCGCCCGCCGCGAGGACTTCATCTACGGCTCCAGCAAGGCGGGCCTGGACGTGTTCGCGCAGGGGCTGGGCGACGCACTGCACGGCACCGGGGTGCAGGTGCTGGTGGTGCGCCCCGGGGCCGTACGGAACGCGCGTGCGGCGGGAGCGCCCGGGTCACCCCTGGAGACCACCCCGGAGGAGGTCGCGGACGCGATCGTCACGGGGCTGCGGCGGGGCTCGGAGACGGTGTGGGTGCCCGGCGCGCTGCGGGTGGTGATGTCGGTCCTGCGCCATGTGCCGCGTCCGCTCTTCCGCCGGCTCCCCGCCGCGGACCGGGCGGGCTGA
- a CDS encoding FAD-binding oxidoreductase, protein MSVDTVTLSGSGRTAPTTAVRFRPRTYEEAADVVRGRGPRGAIARGLGRAPGDAAQNAGGSVLDMGALDRVRSFDAATGTVVCEAGTRLDRLAETLRPSGWYLPVVPGDRRITVGGAIGSDVHGHDHRTAGSFTRHVTSLELLTADGSVVTVLPGSPLFEATAGGLGLTGIVLAATLRCRRIATSLIAAATERAADLDDLLARMAGYGTRLPYESAWIDLMARGRATGRSVLVRGVHAPLDALPVRDRRAPLGAPALLPPLPAVPAFAPTSLLGRTAMGLVNEVRHRAAPRAATGVLRSFDAFFRSPDALPRTPSPAGRGGFVRYQFTVGPGREETLHRVVRRLSTRACPSSVAVLERLGANGPGWLSFPAPGWCLALDLPAGLPGIGRFLDGLDDEVAAAGGRVGLARDSRLRPELLTVMYPRVAEFRALRAETDPTGAFRSDLARRLGL, encoded by the coding sequence ATGTCCGTCGACACGGTGACCCTGAGCGGCTCCGGCCGCACCGCCCCGACCACCGCCGTACGGTTTCGTCCGCGTACGTACGAGGAGGCGGCCGACGTCGTGCGCGGGCGCGGGCCCCGGGGCGCGATCGCCCGGGGACTCGGGCGCGCACCGGGGGACGCGGCGCAGAACGCCGGCGGCTCCGTGCTCGACATGGGCGCGCTGGACCGGGTCCGCTCCTTCGACGCGGCCACCGGCACCGTCGTCTGCGAGGCGGGGACGCGGCTGGACCGGCTGGCCGAAACACTGCGGCCATCCGGCTGGTACCTCCCGGTGGTGCCCGGCGACCGCCGGATCACCGTGGGCGGGGCCATCGGCTCCGACGTGCACGGCCACGACCACCGCACGGCCGGTTCCTTCACCCGGCACGTGACGTCGCTGGAACTGCTGACGGCGGACGGCTCGGTCGTCACGGTGCTGCCGGGCTCCCCGCTCTTCGAGGCGACGGCGGGCGGTCTGGGGCTGACCGGGATCGTGCTCGCCGCCACCCTGCGCTGCCGCCGGATCGCCACCTCGCTCATCGCCGCGGCGACCGAGCGGGCGGCGGACCTCGACGATCTGCTCGCCCGGATGGCGGGGTACGGCACCCGTCTGCCCTACGAGAGCGCCTGGATCGACCTGATGGCGCGCGGGCGGGCCACCGGCCGCTCGGTACTGGTGAGGGGCGTGCACGCCCCGCTCGACGCGCTGCCCGTGCGCGACCGGCGGGCCCCACTGGGTGCGCCCGCGCTGCTGCCGCCGCTGCCGGCCGTACCCGCCTTCGCGCCGACGAGCCTGCTCGGCCGCACCGCGATGGGGCTGGTCAACGAGGTGCGCCACCGGGCGGCGCCCCGCGCCGCCACCGGAGTGCTGCGGAGTTTCGACGCGTTCTTCCGCTCCCCCGACGCACTGCCCCGGACGCCCTCGCCGGCCGGGCGGGGCGGCTTCGTGCGCTACCAGTTCACGGTCGGCCCGGGCCGCGAGGAGACCCTGCACCGGGTGGTGCGCCGGCTCTCCACCCGGGCCTGCCCGTCCTCGGTCGCGGTGCTCGAACGGCTCGGCGCGAACGGGCCCGGCTGGCTGTCGTTCCCGGCGCCCGGCTGGTGCCTCGCCCTGGACCTACCGGCCGGGCTGCCGGGCATCGGCCGCTTCCTGGACGGGCTGGACGACGAGGTGGCCGCAGCCGGGGGGCGCGTCGGCCTGGCCCGGGACTCCCGGCTGCGGCCGGAACTGCTGACCGTGATGTACCCCCGGGTGGCGGAGTTCCGCGCGCTGCGGGCGGAGACCGACCCCACCGGCGCGTTCCGCTCCGACCTCGCCCGCCGGCTCGGGCTCTGA
- a CDS encoding YihY/virulence factor BrkB family protein, whose translation MDWLKKLPVVGPPLARLMETHAWRSYETLEREHWARLAAAITFISFLALFPLIAVGAAIGAALLTDDQLDTIERKTAEQVPGISDQLGIDNLVAHAGTVGVVAGALLLFTGVGWVGSLRDCLRAVWGIDDQPEGNPVVRKLKDAVLLVGLGGAALLTLVLSSVGSVAVGWTADRIGIPEDGAGGLLLQTAAIAVAVVANFLLLLYLLTLLPGVEPPRRRLVVACLVGAVGFELLKLLLGSYMSGVASKSMYGAFGVPIALLLWINFTAKLLLVCAAWTATGSKEEDAKREAAEAAEAADEAGGGPDGPAATGGGGAAATGG comes from the coding sequence ATGGACTGGCTGAAGAAACTTCCCGTGGTCGGCCCCCCGCTCGCCCGGCTGATGGAGACGCACGCCTGGCGCTCCTACGAGACGCTGGAGCGGGAGCACTGGGCACGGCTCGCGGCGGCCATCACCTTCATCAGCTTCCTGGCGCTCTTCCCGCTGATCGCGGTCGGCGCCGCCATCGGCGCCGCGCTCCTGACCGACGACCAGCTCGACACGATCGAGCGGAAGACCGCCGAGCAGGTGCCCGGCATCTCCGACCAGCTCGGCATCGACAACCTCGTCGCGCACGCCGGGACGGTCGGGGTCGTCGCCGGTGCGCTGCTGCTCTTCACCGGAGTCGGCTGGGTCGGCTCGCTCCGCGACTGTCTGCGCGCGGTCTGGGGGATCGACGACCAGCCCGAAGGCAACCCGGTCGTCCGCAAGCTCAAGGACGCCGTCCTGCTGGTGGGCCTCGGCGGCGCCGCGCTGCTGACGCTCGTCCTCTCCTCCGTGGGCTCCGTCGCCGTCGGCTGGACCGCGGACCGGATCGGCATCCCCGAGGACGGCGCGGGCGGGCTGCTGCTCCAGACCGCCGCCATCGCGGTCGCGGTGGTGGCCAACTTCCTGCTGCTGCTCTACCTGCTGACCCTGCTCCCCGGAGTGGAGCCGCCGCGCCGCAGGCTGGTGGTGGCCTGCCTGGTCGGCGCGGTCGGCTTCGAACTCCTCAAGCTGCTGCTCGGCAGCTACATGAGCGGCGTCGCGTCCAAGAGCATGTACGGCGCCTTCGGCGTGCCCATCGCGCTGCTCCTCTGGATCAACTTCACCGCCAAGCTGCTGCTGGTCTGCGCCGCCTGGACCGCCACCGGCAGCAAGGAGGAGGACGCGAAGAGGGAAGCGGCGGAAGCGGCCGAGGCGGCGGACGAGGCGGGCGGCGGCCCGGACGGGCCGGCCGCTACGGGCGGGGGCGGCGCAGCGGCCACCGGCGGTTGA
- a CDS encoding D-alanyl-D-alanine carboxypeptidase family protein: MPALKKTVLTAICATLMSAFVFGPAPAFAADKDKSDDKQPRPVLPMSSVGGPQLAKEGTQVNLGPGAPVLPAELTGRSWIVADAESGDVLAAHNSHWRLPPASTLKMLFADTVLPALQPSSTTHKVTDAELADLGDGSSLVGVKEDQTYTVHDLWLGVFLRSGNDAVHVLASMYGAQQAGAGAEVDEKTAVANTVTAMQEHAVELQALDTTVVTPDGYDAENQVSSAYDLTLFARSGMQKKDFREYAATASADFPGEEKDDGKRETFEIQNTNRLLTGDAGISPYKGIAGVKNGYTSHAGNTFTGIAERDGRVLLVTVMNPSSDASHAVYKEAASLLDWGFAASGKVTPVGELVPPKSADTGSATDGGTDTGSATGKGPQAAAGAKPQKTAAKAAARNEASSGGVGIALALIGGVLVVLAAGVFLVNRRWPLRRPRP, from the coding sequence GTGCCTGCTCTGAAAAAGACCGTACTGACAGCCATCTGCGCCACCTTGATGTCCGCTTTTGTCTTTGGTCCCGCGCCGGCCTTCGCGGCGGACAAGGACAAGAGCGACGACAAGCAGCCGCGGCCCGTCCTGCCGATGTCGAGCGTCGGCGGACCGCAGCTCGCGAAGGAGGGCACCCAGGTGAACCTGGGGCCGGGCGCCCCCGTGCTTCCCGCGGAGCTGACCGGCCGCTCCTGGATCGTCGCGGACGCCGAGAGCGGGGACGTCCTCGCGGCGCACAACTCCCACTGGCGGCTGCCGCCGGCGTCCACGCTGAAGATGCTCTTCGCGGACACCGTGCTTCCGGCGCTCCAGCCCTCCTCGACGACCCACAAGGTCACCGACGCCGAACTCGCGGACCTCGGCGACGGCAGCAGCCTGGTGGGCGTCAAGGAGGACCAGACCTATACGGTCCACGACCTCTGGCTCGGCGTCTTCCTGCGCTCCGGCAACGACGCGGTGCACGTACTCGCCTCGATGTACGGCGCCCAGCAGGCAGGTGCGGGCGCCGAGGTGGACGAGAAGACCGCCGTCGCGAACACCGTGACCGCGATGCAGGAGCACGCCGTCGAGCTCCAGGCCCTCGACACCACCGTGGTCACGCCGGACGGCTACGACGCCGAGAACCAGGTGTCCAGCGCGTACGACCTCACGCTCTTCGCCCGCAGCGGGATGCAGAAGAAGGACTTCCGCGAGTACGCGGCGACCGCGTCGGCCGACTTCCCGGGCGAGGAGAAGGACGACGGCAAGCGCGAGACCTTCGAGATCCAGAACACCAACCGGCTGCTCACCGGTGACGCGGGCATCTCGCCGTACAAGGGCATCGCGGGCGTAAAGAACGGCTACACCAGCCACGCGGGCAACACCTTCACCGGGATCGCCGAGCGCGACGGGCGGGTGCTGCTGGTCACCGTCATGAACCCGTCCTCGGACGCGAGCCACGCCGTCTACAAGGAGGCGGCCTCGCTGCTGGACTGGGGCTTCGCGGCGAGCGGCAAGGTGACCCCGGTCGGCGAGCTGGTGCCGCCGAAGTCGGCGGACACCGGCAGCGCCACGGACGGCGGGACCGACACCGGCAGCGCCACGGGCAAGGGTCCCCAGGCCGCCGCCGGGGCGAAGCCGCAGAAGACCGCGGCGAAGGCGGCCGCCCGCAACGAGGCGTCCTCCGGTGGTGTCGGCATCGCCCTGGCCCTGATCGGCGGGGTGCTGGTGGTGCTCGCGGCCGGAGTGTTCCTGGTCAACCGCCGGTGGCCGCTGCGCCGCCCCCGCCCGTAG
- a CDS encoding SCO4848 family membrane protein: protein MKLSRPVSWFLLVFGAWSWVIWVTFAKNLWQDSSGLAFDDAGGPTAYFWVHLLLTITSFLLGTAVGVIGFRGIRALRTERS from the coding sequence ATGAAGCTCAGCCGTCCCGTCTCCTGGTTCCTGCTCGTGTTCGGTGCGTGGTCCTGGGTGATCTGGGTAACTTTCGCCAAGAATCTGTGGCAGGACAGCAGCGGACTCGCCTTCGACGACGCGGGCGGTCCGACCGCCTACTTCTGGGTCCACCTGCTCCTCACCATCACCTCCTTCCTTCTGGGGACGGCCGTGGGCGTCATCGGGTTCCGGGGAATCCGGGCGCTGCGCACCGAGCGCTCGTAA
- a CDS encoding metallophosphoesterase, which produces MVVVFAVVLIVVVALLAGVHRYLWRRFVGDTTAPGSALRRVGTVAAFVLPLLSIGALVSGQAGAPFWLQQVLAWPGYLWLACLLYLTLALLVGEAVRPLLRRALDRRRPERAAPAGGTTAAGRTSVGAPAEERAGALVPAGAPVRTTPAAVSEAPTAAATSRRVFVARAVGGAAAVAGFGTVGYGTYGVLRGPRTKRITVPLAKLPRSAHGFRIAVVSDIHLGPILGHAHTRRVVDAVNATRPDLIAVVGDLVDGSVADLGHAAEPLADLEARYGSFFVTGNHEYFSGAAEWVDHVRELGLHPLENARVEIDGFDLAGVNDVAGESEGQGPDFDRALGDRDPARAAVLMAHQPVVIDDAVAHGVDLQLSGHTHGGQLWPGNLVAELANPTVAGLERYGDTQLYVSRGAGAWGPPVRVGAPSDITVVELASRQA; this is translated from the coding sequence GTGGTCGTGGTGTTCGCGGTGGTTCTGATCGTGGTGGTGGCGCTGCTGGCCGGCGTGCACCGCTATCTGTGGCGCCGGTTCGTCGGCGACACCACCGCCCCGGGGAGCGCGCTGCGGCGCGTCGGCACGGTCGCCGCCTTCGTACTGCCGCTGCTCAGCATCGGCGCGCTCGTCTCCGGCCAGGCCGGTGCGCCCTTTTGGCTGCAACAGGTGCTCGCCTGGCCCGGATACCTCTGGCTCGCCTGTCTGCTCTACCTGACGCTCGCACTGCTCGTCGGCGAGGCGGTCCGGCCGCTGCTCCGCCGGGCGCTCGACCGCCGCCGACCGGAGCGGGCGGCGCCGGCCGGGGGTACGACGGCGGCCGGGCGCACGTCGGTGGGCGCCCCTGCGGAGGAGCGCGCCGGGGCGCTCGTGCCGGCCGGCGCCCCGGTCCGTACGACCCCCGCAGCGGTCTCCGAGGCCCCCACCGCCGCCGCGACCTCGCGGCGCGTCTTCGTCGCGCGGGCGGTCGGCGGTGCGGCGGCCGTCGCCGGGTTCGGGACGGTCGGGTACGGCACCTACGGCGTGCTGCGCGGCCCCCGTACCAAGCGGATCACCGTGCCGCTGGCCAAACTGCCGCGCTCCGCGCACGGGTTCAGGATCGCGGTCGTCAGCGACATCCACCTCGGACCGATCCTCGGCCACGCCCACACCCGGCGCGTGGTCGACGCGGTCAACGCGACCCGGCCCGACCTGATCGCGGTCGTCGGTGACCTGGTGGACGGTTCGGTCGCGGATCTCGGTCACGCCGCCGAACCCCTGGCGGACCTGGAAGCCCGGTACGGCAGCTTCTTCGTCACCGGCAACCACGAGTACTTCTCCGGCGCCGCCGAGTGGGTCGACCACGTGCGCGAACTGGGGCTGCACCCGCTGGAGAACGCCCGGGTGGAGATCGACGGCTTCGACCTGGCCGGGGTCAACGACGTGGCCGGGGAGAGCGAGGGGCAGGGGCCCGACTTCGACCGCGCGCTCGGCGACCGGGACCCGGCGCGGGCCGCCGTCCTCATGGCCCACCAGCCCGTCGTCATCGACGACGCCGTCGCGCACGGGGTGGACCTCCAGCTCTCCGGCCACACCCACGGCGGCCAGCTCTGGCCCGGCAATCTCGTCGCGGAACTCGCCAACCCGACCGTCGCCGGTCTCGAACGGTACGGCGACACCCAGCTCTACGTCTCGCGCGGTGCGGGCGCGTGGGGTCCGCCGGTCCGGGTCGGAGCGCCCTCCGACATCACCGTGGTGGAACTGGCCTCCCGGCAGGCATGA
- a CDS encoding ABC transporter substrate-binding protein — protein sequence MRSIRVRILAICAVLIVAGVGAWQLLPSGEVGGKPITVGTVDEVTSLDPAGAYDAGSWALFSNLYQTLMTFKSGAIVPEPDAAESCEFIGQKLTTYRCKLRDDLTFSNGHKITAKDVKYSFDRMMKINSDVGPAILFPGLRNVVTEGREITFNLSARDATFPAKLATGAGAIVDPATYPKEKLRTDNKVDGSGPYTLKSYEDGVKASMTPNARYKGVIKNVNAAIDVRYYDTSDKLLAAWKAGDLDVTHRQLPPAEIAKINPADPNVQITEMDSAEIRNLVFNVRPGATLSDKRIRQAIAWTIDRGPLVGDVYDSTVEPLYSLIPQGFIGHSTPFFDTYPQPDVNKAKELLQEAGVETPVAITYAFRPDGATTVEAAELKRQLEKDGLFKVTVKPTEWQAFQKGYAAGKYDAYTVGWLPDFPDPDTFGQPLVGTDNSLHNGYSNSRLDALVTDTQGFEDRSRTSNDFKEIQKIVGEDVPLVPLWQKKDYVIAKTGISGSQYLSDGTGLWRLWELKRI from the coding sequence ATGCGTTCGATCCGGGTACGGATTCTTGCGATATGCGCGGTACTGATCGTCGCAGGGGTCGGGGCCTGGCAGCTTCTCCCCTCCGGCGAGGTGGGTGGCAAGCCGATTACTGTGGGTACTGTCGACGAGGTCACCTCGCTCGACCCGGCAGGTGCGTACGACGCGGGATCCTGGGCCCTCTTCAGCAACCTGTACCAGACTCTGATGACCTTCAAGTCCGGAGCCATCGTGCCCGAGCCGGACGCCGCGGAGAGCTGCGAGTTCATCGGCCAGAAGCTCACGACGTACCGCTGCAAGCTGCGCGACGACCTGACCTTCTCCAACGGTCACAAGATCACGGCGAAGGACGTCAAGTACTCCTTCGACCGAATGATGAAGATCAATTCCGATGTCGGTCCGGCGATCCTCTTCCCGGGCCTGCGGAACGTGGTGACCGAAGGCCGGGAGATCACCTTCAACCTGTCCGCCCGTGACGCGACCTTCCCCGCGAAGCTCGCCACCGGTGCCGGAGCGATCGTCGACCCGGCGACGTACCCGAAGGAAAAGCTCCGTACGGACAACAAGGTGGACGGCTCAGGGCCGTACACCCTGAAGTCCTACGAGGACGGCGTCAAAGCCTCGATGACGCCGAACGCCCGCTACAAGGGCGTGATCAAGAACGTCAACGCGGCGATCGACGTCCGGTACTACGACACCTCCGACAAGCTGCTCGCCGCCTGGAAGGCGGGCGACCTGGACGTGACGCACCGCCAGCTGCCGCCGGCCGAGATCGCGAAGATCAACCCGGCCGACCCGAACGTGCAGATCACCGAGATGGACAGCGCGGAGATCCGCAACCTGGTCTTCAACGTCCGTCCGGGCGCGACGCTTTCGGACAAGCGCATCCGGCAGGCCATCGCCTGGACGATCGACCGCGGGCCGCTGGTCGGCGACGTGTACGACTCCACCGTCGAGCCGCTCTACTCGCTGATCCCGCAGGGCTTCATCGGTCACTCGACGCCGTTCTTCGACACCTACCCGCAGCCCGACGTGAACAAGGCGAAGGAACTGCTGCAGGAGGCCGGGGTAGAGACCCCCGTGGCGATCACCTACGCGTTCCGCCCGGACGGCGCGACCACCGTCGAGGCCGCCGAGCTCAAGCGCCAGCTGGAGAAGGACGGGCTCTTCAAGGTCACCGTGAAGCCGACGGAGTGGCAGGCGTTCCAGAAGGGCTACGCGGCCGGCAAGTACGACGCGTACACCGTCGGCTGGCTCCCCGACTTCCCGGACCCCGACACGTTCGGCCAGCCGCTCGTCGGCACCGACAACAGCCTCCACAACGGCTACTCCAACTCCAGGCTGGACGCGCTCGTCACCGACACCCAGGGGTTCGAGGACCGCAGCCGCACCTCGAACGACTTCAAGGAAATCCAGAAGATCGTCGGCGAGGACGTGCCGCTGGTGCCGCTGTGGCAGAAGAAGGACTACGTCATCGCCAAGACCGGGATCTCCGGTTCGCAGTACCTCTCCGACGGCACCGGCCTGTGGCGCCTCTGGGAGCTGAAGCGGATCTGA
- a CDS encoding DHA2 family efflux MFS transporter permease subunit: protein MSSTTVDSSPLPASSPPPAATSAGRRANPWLTLVAVSFGLFMVQLDASVVAIANPEIGRDLDASTAGLQWVTNAYLLALAASLILGGKLGDRFGRRTYYLAGVVGFTLASVAIGLSGSIGSVVVFRVLQGFFGGLLMPNTLGLLRAVFPPRKFGMAVGLWAMVSTVSTALGPIVGGLLVENVSWESVFWVNAPIGVIAVLVSAFVLPQSKDSTGHHRFDVPGVVLLAAGLICVIFGVVKAETWGWGSAGTLGTILAGVLVLVGFGFHETRQEHPLLPMRLFRIRSLTIGAVVTALNFFVMLGVLFFVMLYLQNVRGFSPVEAGVRILPLSLASLVAAPLGAALTGRFGPRLTMPLGMVLQAAAAFTMLTWDTDSSYATMWPPFVALGLGVGMVLSASSDAIVGQAPVRDGGVAGGLQATALQIGGALGTSVLVSLISGRVGSTLVGELTGAGVPAQIADGLAGAGDAVSMGVAPVSASMSAPLRAAVVEGSGQAFMNGVHTAVTVTGVLCLAGAVVAAAGLRRGSTPH, encoded by the coding sequence ATGTCGTCCACCACCGTGGATTCCTCACCCCTGCCCGCTTCCTCCCCACCTCCGGCGGCCACGTCGGCGGGGCGCCGCGCGAACCCCTGGCTGACGCTGGTGGCCGTCTCCTTCGGCCTGTTCATGGTCCAGCTCGACGCATCGGTGGTGGCCATCGCCAACCCCGAGATAGGCCGCGACCTCGACGCGTCCACGGCCGGGCTCCAGTGGGTGACCAACGCCTACCTGCTGGCCCTCGCCGCCTCGCTGATCCTGGGCGGCAAGCTCGGCGACCGGTTCGGCCGGCGCACCTACTATCTGGCGGGGGTCGTCGGCTTCACGCTCGCGTCCGTCGCCATCGGGCTGTCGGGCTCGATCGGGAGTGTCGTCGTCTTCCGCGTGCTCCAGGGCTTCTTCGGCGGTCTGCTGATGCCGAACACCCTGGGTCTGCTCCGCGCGGTCTTCCCGCCGCGCAAGTTCGGTATGGCGGTCGGTCTGTGGGCGATGGTCTCGACCGTGTCCACGGCGCTCGGCCCGATCGTCGGCGGCCTGCTGGTCGAGAACGTCAGCTGGGAGTCGGTCTTCTGGGTCAACGCGCCCATCGGCGTGATCGCGGTACTGGTCAGCGCGTTCGTGCTGCCGCAGAGCAAGGACTCCACGGGTCACCATCGCTTCGACGTGCCCGGAGTGGTGCTGCTGGCGGCCGGCCTGATCTGCGTGATCTTCGGTGTGGTCAAGGCCGAGACCTGGGGCTGGGGTTCGGCCGGGACGCTCGGCACGATCCTCGCCGGCGTGCTGGTCCTGGTGGGCTTCGGCTTCCACGAAACGCGTCAGGAGCACCCGTTGCTGCCGATGCGGCTGTTCCGCATCCGCTCCCTGACGATCGGTGCGGTCGTCACCGCGCTGAACTTCTTCGTGATGCTCGGCGTGCTCTTCTTCGTGATGCTCTACCTCCAGAACGTGCGGGGCTTCTCACCGGTGGAGGCCGGGGTACGCATCCTGCCGCTGAGCCTCGCCTCGCTGGTGGCCGCGCCCCTGGGGGCCGCGCTGACCGGTCGCTTCGGTCCGCGTCTGACCATGCCGCTGGGCATGGTGCTCCAGGCGGCGGCGGCCTTCACCATGCTGACCTGGGACACCGATTCGTCGTACGCGACGATGTGGCCGCCGTTCGTCGCGCTCGGGCTGGGGGTCGGCATGGTGCTCTCCGCCTCCTCGGACGCGATCGTCGGACAGGCTCCGGTCCGGGACGGCGGTGTGGCGGGCGGCCTCCAGGCCACCGCGCTGCAGATCGGCGGCGCGCTCGGCACCTCGGTGCTGGTCTCGTTGATCAGCGGCCGGGTCGGTTCCACGCTCGTCGGCGAACTGACCGGTGCGGGGGTACCCGCGCAGATCGCGGACGGCCTGGCCGGGGCCGGGGACGCGGTGTCGATGGGTGTCGCCCCGGTCTCCGCCTCGATGTCCGCCCCGTTGCGTGCGGCCGTCGTGGAGGGCAGCGGCCAGGCGTTCATGAACGGCGTGCACACCGCCGTCACCGTCACCGGCGTCCTCTGCCTGGCCGGCGCGGTCGTCGCGGCGGCGGGCCTGCGCCGGGGAAGCACCCCGCACTGA
- a CDS encoding MarR family winged helix-turn-helix transcriptional regulator: MPATRASAQDDPRASALASVLPALNRALDRRIAQDFPGPKPPEGQLALLRFVSQYEGSTVREAADALLMRPNNVSALVSRLTVAGLLERRPDPADKRVAHLYPTSRARRELAEVRRLQGVHLARALESLTDGEQDALGSALGALNALTDALHPAPAAE, encoded by the coding sequence ATGCCCGCCACCCGCGCGTCCGCGCAGGACGACCCCCGAGCCTCCGCGCTCGCGTCCGTCCTGCCCGCGCTGAACCGGGCACTCGACCGCCGGATCGCCCAGGACTTCCCGGGCCCCAAGCCTCCGGAGGGGCAGCTCGCGCTGCTGCGTTTCGTGTCGCAGTACGAGGGCTCCACCGTCCGCGAGGCGGCCGACGCGCTGCTGATGCGGCCGAACAACGTGAGCGCCCTGGTCTCCCGGCTCACCGTGGCAGGGCTGCTGGAACGCCGCCCCGACCCCGCGGACAAGCGTGTCGCGCATCTGTACCCGACCTCCCGGGCCAGGCGCGAACTGGCAGAGGTACGGCGCCTCCAGGGCGTCCACCTCGCCCGCGCGCTGGAGTCCCTCACCGATGGCGAGCAGGACGCGCTGGGGTCAGCCCTCGGCGCGCTGAACGCGCTGACGGACGCGCTGCACCCGGCGCCCGCGGCCGAGTAG